The Mangifera indica cultivar Alphonso unplaced genomic scaffold, CATAS_Mindica_2.1 Un_0017, whole genome shotgun sequence genome has a window encoding:
- the LOC123205838 gene encoding berberine bridge enzyme-like 8, whose translation MNTIHAESTMKNFTNTPKLSLFSIVLILFSSFSWRATSDSVHENFLHCLFNHSQPSHPISPAIFIPQNTSFSSVLQSYIRNLRFNSTSTPKPFLIITALHESHVQVAVICARKHGLQMKIRSGGHDYEGLSYVSQVPFFVLDMFNLRAVDVDIENNTAWVQAGAILGEVYYKIAEKSKTHGFPAGVCSTVGVGGHMSGGGYGNMMRKYGLTVDNIVDARLVDANGRLLDRKSMGEDLFWAIRGGGGASFGAIIAYKINLVPVPETVTSFLVRRTLESHNLTEIVDQWQHVAYKLPEELFVRLTLDVVNKTMRGNFWGFYLGGSEKLLSIMDKSFPQLGLTQSDCVESSWLESVVFWGGFPSGTSTNVLLNRAPALSFLKRKSDYVRKPIPKDGLEGIWKKMIELETPMLTFNPYGGRMEEIAATATPFPHRAGNLWKIQYLVDWNESGTEAANFYLGLIRELYNHMTPFVSKNPRQAFLNYRDIDLGINHNGNGSYLEGRVYGIKYFKGNFERLVKIKTKVDPDNFFRNEQSIPVLPH comes from the coding sequence ATGAATACAATACATGCAGAATccacaatgaaaaattttacaaatactcCGAAACTTTCATTGTTTTCGATAGTTCTCATtctattttcatctttttcatggCGAGCAACTTCTGATTCTGTCCATGAAAACTTCCTCCATTGTCTTTTCAACCATTCTCAGCCTTCCCATCCAATCTCCCCCGCCATTTTCATCCCACAAAATACCTCCTTTTCCTCCGTATTGCAATCCTACATCCGGAATCTCCGTTTCAACTCAACTTCAACTCCCAAACCTTTCCTTATCATCACTGCATTGCATGAATCCCACGTCCAGGTTGCGGTTATTTGCGCACGGAAACATGGCCTCCAGATGAAAATCAGAAGCGGCGGCCATGACTACGAGGGCTTATCTTATGTCTCCCAAGTTCCTTTCTTCGTCCTTGACATGTTTAATCTTCGCGCCGTTGATGTTGACATTGAAAACAACACTGCCTGGGTTCAGGCGGGGGCGATTCTTGGagaagtttattataaaattgcggagaaaagtaaaactcatGGCTTCCCGGCCGGGGTTTGTTCCACAGTGGGTGTTGGTGGACACATGAGCGGCGGAGGATATGGCAACATGATGAGAAAATACGGGCTCACTGTCGATAATATCGTCGATGCAAGGCTTGTTGATGCTAATGGGAGGCTTCTGGATAGAAAATCCATGGGGGAAGATCTCTTTTGGGCTAtcagaggaggaggaggagccaGTTTCGGAGCCATTATTGCTTATAAAATCAATCTTGTTCCAGTTCCAGAAACAGTGACCTCGTTTCTGGTTAGAAGAACTTTAGAATCACACAATCTAACTGAGATTGTGGATCAATGGCAACATGTCGCGTACAAACTTCCTGAAGAGCTCTTCGTCCGACTCACATTAGACGTGGTTAATAAGACTATGAGGGGGAACTTCTGGGGTTTTTATCTCGGTGGCTCTGAGAAACTTCTTTCAATCATGGACAAGAGCTTTCCTCAACTGGGGTTAACTCAGTCTGACTGCGTCGAATCGAGCTGGCTTGAATCAGTTGTTTTCTGGGGAGGTTTTCCCTCCGGAACATCGACAAATGTTTTACTAAATCGTGCGCCGGCGCTGAGTTTCCTGAAGAGAAAGTCGGATTATGTGAGGAAGCCGATTCCTAAAGACGGCCTGGAAGGAATAtggaagaaaatgattgaaCTAGAGACGCCAATGCTGACATTCAATCCTTACGGGGGTCGAATGGAGGAGATTGCCGCGACGGCGACGCCATTTCCGCATAGAGCTGGAAACTTATGGAAGATTCAGTACTTAGTGGACTGGAATGAATCGGGGACTGAGGCGGCAAACTTTTATTTGGGGTTGATTCGAGAGCTTTATAATCACATGACTCCATTTGTGTCCAAGAATCCGAGGCAGGCGTTTCTGAATTATAGAGATATTGATTTGGGGATCAATCACAATGGAAATGGGAGCTACTTGGAAGGAAGAGTTTATGGAATCAAGTATTTCAAGGGTAATTTCGAGCGGTTGGTGAAGATTAAGACTAAGGTTGATCCTGATAACTTCTTCAGGAATGAACAAAGTATTCCAGTTCTTCCACActag